In one window of Leptospira sp. GIMC2001 DNA:
- a CDS encoding AMP-dependent synthetase/ligase, with amino-acid sequence MNNLAEMFYESKIKFGDKPAFATRNKNKEFEFTTYADLLEMAENLAISLIDLGVGAREHLAVFADNRFEWIVTDMAIQLIGAVDVPRGSDVTDGDIQYIIPHADIRVAFVENLAVLEKLQKNKKSIPNLEKIILMEKESKALLGVLNIYDLIEKGKILRSKLLPVVQERIKQCTPDDLFTLIYTSGTTGAPKGVMLTHGNILSQIQNLPFQIDSNERILSILPVWHIFERVFEMIAISSGCCTYYSNIRNLREDLNIVKPTFMASAPRLWESIYHGIIANLEKAPFIRKFLFQIAYATSKKYNSALRFVKGLELEINYRNPILSFFRGIYCSIIVLIAFFPNLILDAIVLSKIRSATGGSLRGSVSGGGALPYHIDEFFNNIGIPVLEGYGLTETCPVISVRSFEKLIIGTVGPIYKDTDIKIIDINNQEQIYPGANGMGRKGEVHVKGPQVMKGYYKNPEATAKVLKDGWFNTGDLGIMTFNNCIKIVGRSKETIVLMGGENVEPTPIENRLLESEYIDQCMLVGQDKKTLSALIVLNEKAFIELGNNLDELKSNPSVNRMLKASIKELISTENGFKSFEKIVDYRILPKPFEVGDELTAKLSIKRHVISEKYQSLIEDIYKS; translated from the coding sequence ATGAACAATTTAGCTGAAATGTTTTATGAATCGAAAATAAAATTTGGTGATAAGCCAGCTTTTGCAACGCGAAATAAAAACAAAGAATTTGAATTCACTACCTACGCTGATTTACTTGAAATGGCGGAAAATCTAGCAATTTCATTGATTGATCTTGGTGTTGGTGCACGCGAGCATCTGGCAGTATTTGCGGACAATCGGTTCGAATGGATTGTAACGGATATGGCAATTCAGTTGATCGGAGCTGTTGATGTTCCACGAGGTTCCGATGTTACTGACGGTGACATCCAATACATTATACCACACGCAGACATAAGGGTTGCATTCGTAGAAAACCTTGCTGTCTTGGAGAAGTTACAAAAAAATAAAAAGTCAATTCCAAATTTAGAAAAAATAATTCTAATGGAGAAGGAATCCAAAGCTCTACTAGGCGTTCTAAATATTTATGATTTAATCGAAAAAGGAAAAATTCTAAGAAGTAAATTGCTTCCTGTAGTTCAGGAAAGAATTAAGCAATGCACTCCCGATGATCTATTTACTTTAATCTATACTTCTGGAACAACTGGGGCACCCAAAGGCGTTATGTTGACGCATGGAAATATATTGTCTCAGATTCAAAACCTTCCTTTCCAAATAGATTCAAATGAGAGAATACTTTCCATTCTTCCAGTTTGGCATATTTTCGAGAGAGTTTTCGAAATGATCGCAATCTCCAGTGGATGCTGTACATACTATTCGAATATTCGAAATCTTAGAGAGGATTTAAATATTGTAAAACCAACTTTTATGGCATCTGCACCGAGATTATGGGAAAGTATCTATCACGGAATTATTGCGAATTTAGAAAAAGCACCCTTTATCAGGAAGTTTTTATTCCAAATTGCTTACGCAACATCCAAAAAATACAATTCTGCCTTGCGCTTTGTCAAAGGTCTCGAATTGGAAATTAACTATCGAAATCCAATTCTATCGTTCTTTCGAGGGATTTACTGTTCTATAATAGTTTTGATTGCATTTTTTCCAAATCTTATTCTGGATGCGATTGTTCTTTCTAAGATAAGAAGCGCAACAGGTGGATCTTTACGAGGATCTGTGTCTGGAGGCGGAGCTCTGCCGTATCATATAGATGAATTCTTCAATAATATTGGTATTCCTGTATTGGAAGGATATGGACTGACGGAAACATGTCCTGTTATATCTGTAAGAAGTTTTGAGAAATTAATTATTGGTACAGTCGGACCAATCTATAAAGACACAGATATCAAAATCATCGATATAAACAATCAAGAGCAAATCTATCCTGGCGCTAATGGAATGGGAAGAAAAGGTGAGGTTCATGTGAAAGGTCCTCAAGTTATGAAAGGCTATTATAAAAATCCGGAAGCAACTGCTAAAGTTCTTAAGGATGGATGGTTTAACACAGGTGATCTGGGTATTATGACATTCAACAATTGTATCAAAATTGTTGGTAGATCCAAGGAGACAATCGTGCTTATGGGCGGAGAAAATGTAGAACCGACGCCAATTGAGAATCGCTTACTCGAATCCGAATATATTGATCAATGCATGTTGGTTGGCCAAGATAAAAAAACATTATCCGCATTGATCGTTTTGAATGAGAAAGCCTTTATTGAGCTTGGAAATAACTTGGATGAATTGAAGTCAAATCCAAGTGTAAATCGAATGCTAAAAGCTTCGATAAAGGAATTGATCAGCACAGAGAACGGATTCAAATCTTTTGAAAAAATTGTAGATTATAGAATATTGCCAAAACCATTTGAAGTTGGTGATGAACTTACAGCAAAACTCTCAATCAAAAGGCATGTGATATCAGAAAAATACCAATCTTTGATTGAAGATATCTATAAATCCTAA
- a CDS encoding AraC family transcriptional regulator, whose amino-acid sequence MDNFISIPFLQMIQGAWLFFGSIFSFVWAIQIFTSKPRTIFMGWIHVMTGIWLVSGFYFFSNLHLIYPYFFSLHLPFTYLIGPLFFLYYKKGILEVELNRFEFLHFIPAILVALVVAPYAFMDTTSQLSFIKNLQNGDASFYSRMIQISTVGPKISLIIYLSYILVSNVRILRNSADISFRSMSIFVLVIALIYIDIGIGFLGFMMGNFFLIKLSALILPFNLIIFFLLSNRFPEVVYGLQKEIKKARYEKSKIKSLDIDLIQSTLKRIMEEEKAFSDEDLNIAGLASELNISVHQLSQILNEKMEMTFTQYINHHRVSEAKKYLLEDQSRTIISIAYAVGFNSKSSFNRAFKHHTGITPVNYRKNYSTSLTQTKNKTHSKNIF is encoded by the coding sequence TTGGATAATTTTATTTCAATACCTTTTTTGCAAATGATCCAAGGAGCCTGGTTATTCTTTGGTTCCATTTTTTCATTTGTTTGGGCAATTCAGATTTTTACATCCAAGCCAAGAACAATTTTTATGGGCTGGATTCATGTGATGACAGGGATTTGGCTGGTCTCAGGATTTTATTTTTTTTCCAATCTTCATTTAATCTATCCATATTTTTTCTCACTGCATTTGCCATTTACCTATCTAATCGGTCCCCTTTTTTTTCTATATTATAAAAAGGGAATTCTCGAGGTTGAATTAAATCGATTTGAATTTTTACATTTTATTCCTGCCATATTGGTTGCGTTAGTCGTAGCTCCTTATGCCTTTATGGATACGACATCTCAATTGAGTTTTATCAAAAATCTCCAAAACGGAGATGCTTCATTTTATTCAAGAATGATTCAGATCTCAACTGTCGGACCTAAAATTTCCTTAATAATCTATCTTAGTTATATACTTGTGAGTAATGTTCGAATTTTGAGAAATTCTGCCGATATCAGTTTTCGTTCGATGTCGATTTTTGTCTTAGTGATAGCATTGATTTATATTGATATCGGAATTGGTTTTCTTGGTTTTATGATGGGGAACTTTTTTTTGATAAAACTGAGTGCTCTAATTCTTCCTTTCAATCTAATCATTTTCTTTTTATTATCGAATCGATTTCCTGAAGTTGTCTACGGATTGCAAAAGGAAATAAAGAAAGCTAGATACGAAAAATCCAAAATCAAATCCCTAGATATCGATCTTATTCAATCAACACTTAAACGAATCATGGAAGAAGAAAAAGCATTCTCAGATGAAGATCTTAACATTGCAGGTCTTGCATCTGAACTCAATATTTCTGTTCACCAATTATCTCAGATTCTGAACGAGAAAATGGAAATGACTTTTACTCAGTATATCAATCATCATAGAGTTTCAGAAGCAAAAAAATATCTCCTAGAAGACCAATCGAGAACTATAATTTCAATTGCCTATGCTGTTGGTTTCAATTCAAAATCATCTTTCAATAGAGCATTCAAGCATCATACAGGAATCACTCCCGTGAACTACCGAAAAAATTATTCGACATCTCTTACCCAAACCAAAAACAAAACCCATTCAAAAAACATTTTCTAG
- a CDS encoding adenylate/guanylate cyclase domain-containing protein, producing the protein MFYKLRKILPLLIFIILPIQGIRSQDFEQPDSIIPFEINPNIINSLNATSSDNHWRISSNQIDIQRESSPSEDAETDSESNLEEENDTDLTIWQKVNVPEDLVKQGLVADGRTTVWYKAEFRLSHKIRNSLSIRLGEINDRDRVYLNGELIGSSGDWDSIKPQAYDKQRVYDIPIHTIRQNETNILLIEVKGYFQNEMGIYRDRLEIGPTRSLVRSFYFENTFQILILMVYLTVGAYFLLFFIRRRNDRENLYFSIFIFSLLVYSVLRTQWKYEFAIDFHSLKRIQYSALWLLFPTFYYFLRHYFKLKVNTWLKWWDRFAIVTNIINLVCIFYIYTIDSTETWDYINNTIIQPTWLVYTFGSLILLGIEIRHSNRDAMLMLGSFFVLIVCTVLDVLSARAMINLPTSSTATFGFILFVLSMALILANRFVRLHDETEKLNVDLTNFNEASSRFVPFEFLNLLEKKSILDVKLGDQIQKDLTVLFSDIRAFTNLSETMTPQENFQFINSYLGRMGPIIRNHNGFIDKYIGDAVMALFSVSVEDAIDASIAMQIKVREHNIERIQRGHQAIQIGIGIHKGGLMLGTIGESQRMEGTVISDTVNLASRLESLTKMYGASILVSEVSINSIDQQSNLSNYKNRFVDKVRVKGKTQAIAIYEFYGGDSEDTIESKEKSKNDFGQALDLYYSKKFKESSDFFARIYESNGDLLAKIYTQRSELNLANGVDVNWDGITTFDTK; encoded by the coding sequence ATGTTTTACAAACTTCGAAAAATTCTTCCCTTACTGATTTTTATTATCTTGCCAATCCAGGGAATCAGGTCACAAGATTTCGAGCAACCAGACTCGATCATACCTTTTGAAATCAATCCTAATATTATAAATTCCTTAAATGCAACATCATCAGATAATCACTGGAGAATCAGCAGCAATCAAATTGATATCCAAAGAGAATCCAGTCCAAGCGAAGATGCAGAAACCGATTCAGAATCCAATCTAGAAGAAGAAAACGATACGGACTTAACCATTTGGCAAAAAGTCAATGTTCCTGAAGATTTAGTGAAGCAAGGATTGGTAGCTGATGGCAGAACTACTGTCTGGTATAAGGCAGAATTTAGACTGAGTCATAAAATCAGAAATTCACTTTCTATTCGATTGGGTGAAATCAATGACCGTGATCGCGTCTATCTAAACGGAGAGCTAATCGGAAGCTCTGGAGATTGGGATTCGATCAAACCTCAAGCATATGATAAACAAAGAGTTTATGATATTCCCATTCATACAATACGACAGAATGAAACCAATATTTTATTGATTGAAGTTAAGGGCTATTTCCAAAATGAAATGGGGATCTATAGAGATAGACTTGAAATCGGACCAACTCGTTCTCTAGTTCGAAGCTTCTATTTTGAAAACACTTTTCAGATTCTTATACTCATGGTTTACTTAACTGTTGGTGCTTATTTTCTTTTATTCTTCATTCGTCGTCGTAACGATCGTGAAAATCTTTATTTTTCAATCTTCATATTTTCACTTTTAGTATATTCTGTACTGCGAACTCAATGGAAGTATGAATTTGCGATCGATTTCCATTCATTAAAGAGAATTCAATATTCTGCTCTTTGGTTGTTATTCCCCACTTTCTATTATTTCCTTAGACATTATTTTAAATTAAAAGTCAATACGTGGCTCAAATGGTGGGATAGATTTGCAATCGTTACAAATATCATCAATCTAGTTTGTATTTTTTATATTTACACAATTGATTCAACCGAGACTTGGGATTATATAAACAACACAATCATACAACCAACTTGGCTTGTTTACACTTTTGGTTCGTTGATTTTACTTGGGATTGAAATTCGACATAGCAATCGAGATGCGATGCTCATGTTAGGAAGCTTTTTTGTTTTGATTGTTTGCACCGTTTTAGATGTTCTAAGTGCTAGGGCAATGATCAACTTGCCAACAAGTTCCACCGCAACATTTGGTTTCATACTATTCGTTCTCAGCATGGCGTTGATACTTGCGAATAGATTTGTTCGGCTTCATGACGAAACAGAAAAACTTAACGTAGATTTAACGAATTTCAATGAAGCATCATCGAGATTTGTGCCATTCGAATTTCTCAATCTATTAGAGAAAAAAAGTATTCTAGATGTTAAATTAGGTGATCAGATTCAGAAGGATTTGACTGTATTGTTTTCTGATATTCGTGCATTTACAAATCTTTCCGAGACGATGACTCCCCAAGAAAATTTCCAATTTATAAATTCTTATTTGGGTCGAATGGGTCCGATTATCCGAAACCACAATGGATTCATTGATAAATACATTGGCGATGCTGTGATGGCGCTTTTTTCAGTAAGTGTTGAAGATGCAATTGATGCGAGCATCGCCATGCAAATAAAAGTAAGAGAACACAACATTGAAAGGATACAAAGAGGACATCAAGCAATCCAAATTGGAATTGGAATTCACAAAGGAGGACTCATGCTCGGTACGATTGGTGAATCTCAAAGAATGGAAGGAACTGTAATTTCTGATACAGTAAATCTTGCGTCAAGACTAGAGAGCTTAACAAAAATGTATGGAGCATCAATCCTTGTGAGTGAAGTCAGCATCAATTCCATTGATCAACAAAGTAATCTTTCGAATTATAAAAATAGGTTCGTTGATAAAGTCCGTGTGAAGGGCAAAACACAAGCGATTGCGATTTACGAATTCTATGGAGGCGATAGTGAAGATACCATCGAATCAAAAGAAAAATCCAAGAATGATTTTGGGCAGGCACTAGATCTTTATTATTCTAAAAAATTCAAAGAATCGAGTGATTTTTTTGCAAGAATATACGAATCGAATGGAGATCTTCTTGCCAAAATATATACGCAAAGATCAGAATTGAATTTAGCAAATGGAGTAGATGTAAATTGGGATGGTATCACAACTTTTGATACTAAATAA
- a CDS encoding fatty acid desaturase CarF family protein, with protein MSEQSYSYSKTHRSIEIFSIISFILIILGLGYHLVQGYNSFHSKSELFGLILTLVIIFSYISADFISGLVHFLGDSFGTEETPIVGASFIKPFRDHHTDPEGITRHDFIETNGNNCIVSLPVLIAVYFYLPYKTDVLSYLLAWFILALMLGIFMTNQIHKWAHLKNPGVVIKFLQDRSFILNPDHHKIHHTAPFDRYFCITCGWLNPFLYRIRFFEFILLLFKKNKKAY; from the coding sequence GTGTCAGAACAAAGCTATAGTTATTCAAAAACACATCGTTCGATAGAAATTTTTTCCATTATTTCTTTTATCTTAATTATTCTTGGACTTGGGTATCATCTAGTTCAAGGATACAATTCATTCCATTCTAAGTCTGAACTTTTTGGACTTATACTTACTTTGGTAATTATATTCTCTTATATTTCTGCTGATTTTATTTCAGGACTGGTTCATTTTCTTGGCGATAGTTTTGGAACAGAAGAAACGCCAATTGTTGGTGCATCTTTCATAAAACCATTTCGTGATCATCATACGGATCCAGAAGGAATCACAAGGCATGATTTTATTGAGACGAATGGAAACAATTGTATTGTATCACTGCCTGTATTGATCGCTGTATATTTTTATCTTCCATATAAAACGGACGTTTTGTCCTACTTGTTGGCTTGGTTTATTCTTGCGTTAATGCTCGGGATTTTTATGACAAATCAGATTCATAAGTGGGCACATCTAAAGAATCCAGGCGTGGTTATTAAGTTTCTGCAAGACAGAAGTTTCATACTCAACCCTGACCATCATAAGATACATCACACTGCACCATTTGATCGCTACTTCTGCATAACTTGCGGCTGGTTGAATCCTTTTTTATATCGCATTCGTTTCTTCGAATTCATTCTATTGCTTTTTAAGAAAAATAAAAAAGCATATTGA
- a CDS encoding glycoside hydrolase family 3 protein, whose translation MKTLAKAFLLILFILFIIVSTHFLMLYLDELRADERKTYLDIKAREIVQSMSTREKIGQIIHITIPEKTLDSTARKEILSLRPGGIILFGKNLGSSEEVTALNQSLQNLAKSEKMPPLLISTDQEGGRVFRARDGVAQYPGAMAVGQTNNAELGYEVGFVTSYDLNQIGINFLLAPSLDINNNPNNPVINTRSFGSDIDRVNLVAGAYERGARKGGAIPVIKHFPGHGDTDVDSHLGLPVIRKTLAELEELELIPFQNSIHSGAPVVMTAHILFPNIDDKYPATLSKKILTDILRERLGFDGVIITDAMEMHAISKNYDKDRPGVKALLAGVDILLLTSWGDTATSLFNSILDADSKGEFTVDGKDRLEEAVYRQIRLKLEYGIYTDNHFTPEIENENLANFMLEQKKKRDDDYNLIKKDKDHVFNLTKKTIRSYPNPYQADPNLTVSNTKAFLTIGKNQSNWKQRQGKILPMKSLSSELKKSESKFILLDAVSESELKVIDTLASNYPDKQFIVLFPASPFVVLPKRDNVNILFSFSLTDESYKALIECIFSQEMIPKMDLVLK comes from the coding sequence TTGAAAACACTTGCAAAAGCCTTCCTTTTAATCCTATTCATTTTATTTATTATCGTATCAACCCATTTTCTAATGTTGTATTTGGATGAACTCAGAGCAGACGAAAGAAAAACATATCTCGACATCAAAGCACGAGAAATTGTTCAATCAATGTCAACTCGAGAAAAAATTGGACAGATAATACATATTACCATTCCAGAAAAGACTCTAGACTCAACGGCAAGAAAAGAAATTTTATCTCTTCGTCCAGGTGGAATTATTTTATTCGGTAAGAATTTAGGATCATCCGAAGAAGTTACCGCTCTCAATCAATCTCTCCAGAATCTTGCCAAATCGGAAAAAATGCCTCCATTATTGATTTCCACTGATCAAGAAGGAGGAAGAGTATTTCGTGCGCGAGATGGAGTCGCACAGTATCCCGGAGCGATGGCAGTCGGACAGACAAACAACGCAGAGTTAGGTTATGAAGTTGGATTTGTTACATCCTATGATCTAAACCAAATAGGAATCAATTTCTTGCTAGCTCCATCTCTTGATATAAACAACAATCCGAATAATCCAGTGATCAATACCCGAAGTTTTGGGTCTGATATCGATCGGGTAAATCTTGTTGCAGGTGCCTATGAAAGAGGAGCAAGAAAAGGTGGCGCAATACCTGTTATCAAGCATTTTCCTGGCCATGGCGATACAGATGTTGATAGCCATCTTGGACTTCCCGTCATACGTAAAACACTAGCAGAGTTAGAAGAATTAGAACTCATACCTTTTCAGAATTCGATACATTCAGGTGCACCTGTTGTAATGACTGCTCATATTTTGTTTCCTAATATTGATGATAAATATCCAGCCACTTTATCGAAAAAAATACTAACAGATATTTTACGAGAACGATTGGGGTTTGATGGAGTGATTATTACTGATGCGATGGAGATGCATGCCATTTCGAAGAACTACGATAAGGATCGACCAGGTGTAAAGGCTCTGCTTGCCGGTGTTGATATTCTGCTTCTAACTTCATGGGGAGATACGGCAACTTCCCTTTTTAATTCAATTCTCGATGCAGATAGCAAAGGAGAATTCACGGTCGATGGAAAGGATAGACTTGAAGAAGCCGTTTACAGACAGATTCGATTGAAATTAGAGTATGGAATATACACTGATAACCATTTCACTCCTGAAATTGAAAATGAGAATCTCGCCAATTTTATGTTAGAGCAAAAAAAGAAAAGGGATGATGATTACAATCTGATCAAAAAAGATAAAGATCATGTCTTCAATCTTACAAAGAAAACGATTCGTTCTTATCCAAATCCATATCAAGCCGATCCAAATCTGACAGTTTCCAATACAAAGGCTTTTCTTACAATTGGAAAGAACCAATCTAATTGGAAGCAACGTCAAGGAAAGATTTTGCCAATGAAATCACTTTCGAGTGAATTGAAAAAATCAGAAAGTAAATTTATTTTACTAGATGCAGTGTCGGAATCTGAACTAAAAGTGATAGATACACTTGCATCCAATTATCCAGACAAACAATTTATTGTTCTGTTCCCAGCAAGCCCTTTTGTCGTTCTTCCCAAGCGAGATAATGTGAACATTTTGTTTTCTTTCTCACTCACTGATGAATCATACAAAGCTTTGATTGAATGTATTTTCTCACAAGAAATGATCCCTAAGATGGATTTGGTTCTCAAATAA
- a CDS encoding Hpt domain-containing protein, with translation MKPSTLAKFQKMKEDYAKALPDKMAEIRKLYDQILEYRNIDSHNADLLQEIYTHIHNLAGSGSSFGFPEIGDWARNFEMIIKNILDRKEILNSDFEGMNDSIQQIDHLLK, from the coding sequence ATGAAACCGTCAACATTAGCTAAATTCCAAAAAATGAAAGAGGATTATGCGAAAGCATTGCCCGATAAAATGGCAGAAATCCGAAAGCTGTATGATCAAATATTAGAATATAGAAATATTGATTCACATAATGCAGATCTTTTGCAAGAGATCTATACTCATATTCACAACCTTGCAGGATCAGGGTCGTCCTTTGGATTTCCGGAAATTGGAGATTGGGCTAGAAATTTTGAGATGATAATCAAGAATATTCTAGATAGAAAAGAAATATTGAATTCTGATTTTGAAGGGATGAATGATTCTATTCAACAGATTGATCATTTATTAAAATGA
- a CDS encoding response regulator, which yields MPVEKLTKILYVEDDLDIQMIGSMALEDVGGYELKVCSSGKEALESIEQFVPDLILLDVMMPEMDGPTTLERIRTLKEFANTPVIFITAKVQSNEIQHFLNLGAIAVITKPFDPMKLASEIEEIWNKK from the coding sequence ATGCCAGTTGAAAAATTAACAAAAATCTTATATGTTGAAGATGATTTAGATATCCAAATGATCGGATCAATGGCTCTCGAAGATGTAGGTGGTTACGAATTGAAAGTATGCTCTTCTGGAAAGGAAGCTTTGGAGTCAATCGAACAATTTGTACCTGATCTAATTCTATTGGATGTGATGATGCCAGAAATGGACGGACCAACGACGTTAGAAAGAATTCGAACGCTAAAGGAATTCGCAAATACTCCGGTCATTTTTATCACTGCAAAAGTTCAATCAAATGAAATACAACATTTTTTAAATCTAGGTGCCATAGCAGTTATCACGAAACCTTTTGATCCTATGAAGCTTGCATCTGAGATTGAAGAAATTTGGAACAAAAAATAA
- a CDS encoding ATP-binding protein — protein sequence MKIPEIPGNESERLQELLDYDILDSKPEQEFDDITEIATKLTGMPICLVSLVDKDRQWFKSHYGLDATETSRDVSFCAHSILKPNEPLIVPNSLLDERFSDNPIVTGDPFVRFYAGFPLITPKGNALGSLCLIDHKPNNINKDQIDSMLGLARQVMAQLELRKKVKELSRIQKTLKKSIVEEEKNSRAIASLLDLKSAIFDSTEYSLITIGLDGIILDFNRGAEKMLGYKRSEMVGLQTPMLFHDINEVTQVTDQLNKEFGTDIEPGLRTFTLRAEMGFAEERNWSYICKNGNRIPVNLSISCLRDSEGTSTGYLGIAKDITEQRKIEIMKAEFISTVSHELRTPLTSINGALGLLIGGVAGELPSKVQNLINVAKKNSDRLLSLINDILDFEKLESGRMDFHCEPKSISEILSINIESINPYANRFDVKIQYENLLTEDIHIFIDEKRINQVITNLLSNACKFSPAGSTVTLRLEKRVSRLLISVIDEGSGIPENFRNKLFQRFSQIDASNTRKTDGTGLGLSISKTMIDAMGGNLSYIPREECGSIFRIELPIETK from the coding sequence ATGAAAATACCAGAAATTCCAGGCAACGAATCGGAAAGATTGCAGGAGCTATTGGATTATGATATCTTAGATAGTAAACCTGAACAAGAGTTCGATGATATTACAGAAATTGCAACTAAACTAACAGGTATGCCAATATGTCTGGTATCACTGGTTGATAAGGATCGTCAATGGTTCAAATCGCATTACGGTTTAGATGCAACCGAGACATCGAGAGATGTTTCATTTTGTGCGCATTCCATTCTCAAGCCAAACGAACCATTGATCGTACCAAATTCATTGTTAGACGAGCGCTTCTCGGACAATCCAATCGTCACGGGCGATCCTTTTGTAAGATTTTATGCTGGATTTCCTTTGATTACACCCAAAGGCAATGCATTGGGTTCACTTTGTTTGATCGACCACAAACCAAACAATATAAATAAGGATCAGATTGATTCAATGCTTGGTCTCGCTCGTCAAGTAATGGCACAATTGGAATTGCGAAAAAAGGTAAAGGAGTTGAGCCGTATTCAAAAAACTTTAAAAAAATCCATAGTAGAAGAAGAAAAAAATTCTCGAGCGATTGCTTCACTATTAGATCTAAAATCAGCAATATTCGATAGCACTGAATATTCATTGATTACAATCGGATTGGATGGAATCATATTAGACTTCAATCGTGGAGCAGAGAAAATGTTAGGTTATAAAAGATCAGAAATGGTTGGGCTACAGACTCCAATGCTTTTTCATGACATCAATGAAGTCACTCAGGTAACGGATCAACTCAATAAAGAATTTGGTACAGATATTGAGCCTGGTCTTCGAACCTTCACATTGAGAGCGGAAATGGGTTTTGCTGAGGAAAGGAATTGGAGTTATATATGCAAAAATGGAAATAGAATTCCTGTTAATTTATCAATTTCTTGCCTTAGAGACTCAGAAGGAACATCAACTGGCTATCTTGGAATAGCTAAGGACATCACCGAGCAGAGAAAAATTGAAATTATGAAAGCCGAATTTATCTCAACAGTCAGTCATGAACTCAGAACTCCACTAACATCTATCAACGGTGCTTTAGGATTATTGATTGGTGGAGTTGCTGGTGAATTGCCATCCAAAGTTCAAAACCTTATAAACGTCGCAAAAAAGAACTCTGATCGGCTGCTTTCCTTGATAAACGATATTTTGGATTTTGAAAAATTGGAATCAGGTAGAATGGATTTTCATTGCGAGCCAAAATCGATTTCTGAAATACTTTCTATAAATATAGAATCTATCAATCCTTATGCTAATAGATTCGATGTGAAAATCCAATACGAAAATCTATTAACCGAAGATATTCATATATTTATCGACGAAAAACGGATCAATCAAGTGATCACAAACCTATTATCCAATGCATGCAAATTCTCTCCAGCCGGAAGTACTGTAACTCTGCGCTTAGAGAAGAGGGTGAGCCGACTATTGATCTCAGTGATCGATGAGGGTTCTGGAATTCCTGAGAATTTTCGCAATAAACTATTTCAACGTTTCTCGCAGATCGATGCATCCAACACAAGAAAAACCGATGGAACCGGGCTAGGTCTTAGCATTAGCAAAACTATGATTGATGCTATGGGTGGTAATCTGAGCTATATTCCAAGAGAAGAATGCGGTTCAATTTTTAGAATTGAACTACCAATAGAAACTAAGTGA